One window of Erwinia aphidicola genomic DNA carries:
- the rpmA gene encoding 50S ribosomal protein L27: MAHKKAGGSTRNGRDSNAKRLGVKRFGGETVLAGSIIVRQRGTKFHAGTNVGCGRDHTLFATADGQVKFEVKGPNNRKYISIVAE, encoded by the coding sequence ATGGCACACAAGAAAGCTGGTGGTTCGACTCGTAACGGTCGTGACTCCAACGCAAAACGCCTGGGCGTAAAACGTTTCGGCGGCGAAACTGTTCTGGCTGGTAGCATCATCGTTCGTCAGCGTGGCACCAAATTCCACGCGGGCACCAACGTTGGCTGCGGCCGTGACCACACTCTGTTTGCAACTGCAGACGGCCAGGTCAAATTCGAAGTTAAAGGCCCGAACAACCGTAAATACATCAGCATCGTTGCTGAGTAA
- the rplU gene encoding 50S ribosomal protein L21 — MYAVFQSGGKQHRVSEGQTVRLEKLDIATGEVVEFDQVLMIANGEDVQIGAPLVSGGLVKAEIVAHGRGDKIKIVKFRRRKHYRKQQGHRQWFTDVKITGISA; from the coding sequence ATGTACGCGGTTTTCCAAAGTGGTGGTAAACAACACCGAGTAAGCGAAGGTCAGACCGTTCGCCTGGAAAAGCTGGACATCGCAACCGGCGAAGTTGTTGAATTCGACCAGGTTCTGATGATTGCTAACGGCGAAGACGTTCAGATCGGCGCACCATTAGTTTCTGGTGGCCTGGTTAAAGCGGAAATCGTTGCTCACGGTCGTGGCGACAAAATCAAGATTGTTAAGTTCCGTCGTCGTAAACATTACCGTAAGCAGCAGGGTCACCGTCAGTGGTTCACTGATGTGAAGATCACTGGCATCAGCGCTTAA
- the ispB gene encoding octaprenyl diphosphate synthase produces MNLEQINELTAQDMADVNATILDQLNSDVSLINQLGYYIISGGGKRIRPMIAVLAARAVNDYSGKQHITVAALIEFIHTATLLHDDVVDESDMRRGKATANAAFGNAASVLVGDFIYTRAFQMMTSLGSLKVLALMSEAVNVIAEGEVLQLMNCNDPDITEESYMRVIYSKTARLFEAAAQSSAILAGATAAQEQALQDYGRYIGTAFQLIDDLLDYSADGKTLGKNVGDDLSEGKPTLPLLHAMRNGNPEQAAMIRSAIEEGNGRHLLEPVLETMRECGSLEWTRDAAEKEADKAIAALNVLPESPWRSALEALAHMSVQREF; encoded by the coding sequence ATGAACTTAGAACAGATAAACGAACTCACCGCGCAAGATATGGCGGACGTCAATGCGACAATACTCGACCAGCTGAACTCCGATGTATCCCTTATCAACCAGCTGGGCTACTACATAATCAGCGGCGGAGGGAAACGCATCCGCCCAATGATCGCCGTGCTGGCTGCACGCGCGGTGAATGATTACTCCGGTAAGCAGCATATTACCGTGGCAGCTTTGATCGAATTTATTCACACCGCGACGCTGCTGCACGACGACGTCGTCGACGAATCCGATATGCGGCGCGGCAAAGCCACCGCCAATGCGGCATTTGGCAATGCCGCCAGCGTGCTGGTCGGCGACTTCATCTATACCCGCGCTTTCCAGATGATGACCAGCCTGGGTTCACTGAAGGTGCTGGCGCTGATGTCGGAAGCGGTGAACGTGATTGCGGAAGGGGAAGTGTTACAGCTGATGAACTGTAACGACCCGGATATCACCGAAGAGAGCTACATGCGGGTGATCTACAGCAAAACCGCACGCCTGTTCGAAGCGGCGGCGCAATCGTCGGCAATCCTCGCCGGTGCCACCGCAGCACAGGAGCAGGCGCTGCAGGATTATGGCCGCTATATCGGCACCGCTTTCCAGCTGATCGACGATCTTCTCGATTACAGTGCCGATGGCAAAACTCTGGGGAAAAACGTCGGTGATGACCTGAGCGAAGGCAAACCAACGCTGCCGCTGCTGCACGCGATGCGTAACGGCAACCCGGAGCAGGCTGCGATGATTCGCTCGGCGATTGAAGAGGGTAACGGCCGTCATTTACTGGAACCTGTTCTGGAAACCATGCGTGAATGTGGTTCCCTGGAATGGACCCGCGACGCCGCAGAGAAAGAAGCCGATAAGGCGATCGCTGCGCTGAATGTATTACCGGAATCACCGTGGCGTAGCGCGCTGGAAGCGCTGGCACATATGTCAGTACAGCGCGAATTCTAA
- a CDS encoding helix-turn-helix domain-containing protein has protein sequence MRHNQQDWHPADIIAALRKKGTTLAAQSRQAGLSSSTLANTLCRPWPKGEWLIADALNIHPSEIWPSRYYDPHTHRLLDRKQRIRK, from the coding sequence GTGAGACACAATCAGCAAGACTGGCACCCCGCCGATATTATTGCCGCGCTGCGTAAAAAAGGCACCACGCTAGCCGCACAATCCCGACAGGCTGGCTTAAGCTCATCGACACTCGCCAACACCCTGTGCCGCCCGTGGCCGAAAGGTGAATGGTTGATTGCTGATGCGCTGAATATTCATCCATCGGAGATCTGGCCGAGCCGCTACTATGATCCGCACACCCACCGGCTGCTCGATCGCAAGCAGCGCATCCGCAAGTAA
- the murA gene encoding UDP-N-acetylglucosamine 1-carboxyvinyltransferase, with product MDKFRVQGPTRLSGEVTISGAKNAALPILFAALLAEEPVEIQNVPKLKDIDTTMKLLSQLGMKAERNGSVHLDASEVNIYCAPYDLVKTMRASIWALGPLVARFGQGQVSLPGGCAIGARPVDLHITGLEQLGATIKLEEGYVKASVDGRLKGAHIVMDKVSVGATVTIMSAATLATGTTVIENAAREPEIVDTANFLNTLGAKITGAGSDRITIEGVQRLGGGVYRVLPDRIETGTFLVAAAISGGKVVCRAAQPDTLDAVLAKLREAGADIETGEDWISLDMHGKRPKAVNLRTAPHPGFPTDMQAQFSLLNLVAEGTGVITETIFENRFMHVPELVRMGAHGEIESNTLICHGVEKLSGAQVMATDLRASASLVLAGCIAEGTTIVDRIYHIDRGYEHIEDKLAALGANIQRVSGSSEE from the coding sequence ATGGATAAATTTCGTGTACAGGGTCCGACCCGTCTGAGTGGTGAAGTCACTATTTCCGGGGCCAAAAACGCCGCATTGCCGATCCTGTTCGCTGCTTTGCTGGCTGAAGAGCCGGTAGAGATTCAGAATGTCCCGAAGCTGAAGGACATCGATACCACCATGAAGCTGCTCAGCCAGCTGGGTATGAAAGCAGAACGTAATGGTTCCGTGCATCTGGATGCCAGTGAGGTCAACATTTACTGTGCGCCTTACGATCTGGTGAAAACCATGCGCGCTTCTATCTGGGCGCTTGGTCCGCTGGTGGCGCGTTTTGGCCAGGGGCAGGTTTCACTGCCCGGCGGCTGCGCTATCGGTGCGCGCCCGGTTGACCTGCATATCACCGGTCTGGAGCAGCTTGGCGCCACGATTAAGCTGGAAGAGGGCTACGTGAAAGCCTCGGTTGATGGCCGCCTGAAAGGCGCACATATCGTGATGGATAAGGTCAGCGTTGGCGCAACCGTAACCATTATGAGTGCGGCCACGCTGGCCACCGGCACCACCGTGATTGAGAATGCGGCCCGCGAGCCGGAAATCGTTGATACCGCTAACTTCCTGAACACGCTGGGGGCGAAAATCACCGGCGCAGGCAGCGACCGCATCACCATTGAAGGCGTGCAGCGCCTGGGCGGCGGCGTGTACCGCGTACTGCCTGACCGTATTGAAACCGGAACCTTCCTGGTCGCTGCGGCGATCTCCGGCGGTAAAGTGGTGTGCCGTGCGGCACAGCCTGACACTCTGGATGCCGTACTGGCTAAGCTGCGTGAAGCGGGTGCCGATATCGAAACCGGTGAAGACTGGATCAGCCTGGATATGCACGGTAAGCGTCCTAAGGCCGTCAATCTGCGCACCGCGCCGCATCCGGGCTTCCCAACCGATATGCAGGCCCAGTTCAGCCTGCTGAACCTGGTAGCGGAAGGGACCGGTGTAATTACCGAAACCATCTTCGAGAACCGCTTTATGCACGTGCCAGAGCTGGTACGCATGGGCGCACACGGCGAGATCGAAAGCAACACGCTGATCTGCCACGGGGTGGAAAAACTGTCCGGTGCACAGGTTATGGCTACCGATCTGCGTGCTTCCGCCAGCCTGGTTCTGGCTGGCTGTATCGCAGAAGGCACCACCATTGTGGATCGTATTTACCACATCGATCGTGGTTACGAGCACATTGAAGACAAGCTGGCCGCTCTTGGGGCGAATATTCAGCGCGTAAGCGGCAGCAGCGAAGAGTAA
- the ibaG gene encoding BolA family iron metabolism protein IbaG, with translation METSEIQSVLMSALPLQEVHVTGDGSHFQVIAVGELFGELSRVKKQQTVYAPLMEYIADNRMHAVSIKTYTPEEWARDRKLNGF, from the coding sequence ATGGAAACGAGTGAAATTCAATCCGTGCTGATGAGCGCGCTACCGCTGCAGGAAGTCCACGTAACCGGAGATGGCAGCCATTTCCAGGTGATTGCCGTGGGTGAACTGTTTGGTGAACTGAGCCGCGTTAAGAAACAGCAGACTGTCTATGCTCCGCTGATGGAGTACATCGCGGATAACCGCATGCATGCGGTTTCCATCAAGACTTATACCCCTGAAGAGTGGGCGCGTGACCGTAAGTTAAACGGTTTTTAA